One genomic window of Hirundo rustica isolate bHirRus1 chromosome 13, bHirRus1.pri.v3, whole genome shotgun sequence includes the following:
- the AQP9 gene encoding aquaporin-9 isoform X2, with protein sequence MTVSVGFAMAVTIAVYVSGGVSGGHINPAVSLAMCVTGRLKWTKLPIYILAQLLGAFVGAAAVFGIYYNAFMEYSDGKLEVTGPNATAQIFATYPAPYLSLINGFADQVMSTAVLLVAIFAIFDTKNNSVPKGLEPIAVGLLIIVLTCSLGMNSGCAMNPARDLGPRLFTAIAGWGMEVFTAGNNWWWVPIVAPMLGGVLGAMIYIIFIEMHHSDHQSEENDGHAKYELTNMA encoded by the exons ATGACGGTGTCGGTGGGATTTGCCATGGCAGTCACCATAGCAGTCTACGTGTCTGGGGGCGTTTCTG gtgGTCACATAAACCCAGCTGTTTCATTAGCCATGTGCGTGACTGGAAGATTAAAATGGACCAAATTACCAATTTACATATTAGCACAACTCCTGGGAGCATTCGTTGGAGCAGCGGCTGTCTTTGGGATTTATTACA ATGCCTTTATGGAGTACAGCGATGGAAAACTTGAAGTCACAGGACCTAATGCAACAGCACAAATCTTTGCAACATATCCAGCTCCCTATCTGTCCCTCATAAATGGATTTGCAGATCAG GTGATGTCAACAGCTGTTCTTCTTGTGGCTATATTTGCTATTTTTGACACCAAAAATAACAGCGTACCCAAGGGCCTGGAGCCCATTGCAGTAGGACTTCTTATAATTGTTCTTACTTGCTCCTTGGGAATGAACAGTGGCTGTGCCATGAACCCAGCCAGGGATCTTGGCCCAAGGCTCTTCACAGCCATTGCAGGATGGGGGATGGAAGTATTCAC GGCTGGTAATAATTGGTGGTGGGTTCCTATAGTTGCACCTATGCTGGGAGGTGTGCTTGGAGCAATGatctatattatttttattgaaatgcATCACTCAGATCATCAGTCAGAAGAAAATGATGGGCATGCTAAATATGAATTGACCAATATGGCATAA